One window from the genome of Candidatus Tiamatella incendiivivens encodes:
- a CDS encoding DUF6364 family protein gives MGKKKLTLSVNEDLLDEIKKIVAGEGRSISGIVEEYFEYLASTSWIVSLSEELGIGKLEPTTEREIPETRPKGLDAGKIVKQIRKNREERITHAL, from the coding sequence TTGGGAAAGAAAAAACTAACTCTAAGTGTAAATGAGGATCTCCTGGATGAAATCAAGAAAATAGTTGCAGGAGAAGGAAGAAGCATTAGTGGAATAGTTGAGGAATACTTTGAATACTTAGCATCTACCAGTTGGATAGTATCACTCTCAGAAGAACTAGGTATAGGTAAACTCGAACCCACTACAGAGAGGGAAATCCCGGAAACCCGGCCTAAAGGCTTAGATGCGGGGAAAATCGTTAAACAAATTAGGAAAAACCGTGAAGAGAGGATAACACATGCCTTATGA
- a CDS encoding creatininase family protein, whose amino-acid sequence MSVRFWEFTGKQVDRRDLSVMFLPVGVLERHGLHLPLGTDTLTAVYVAERVAERVGGVVLPPVWYGSCMAMRNHKGSFDVSQDALVSYVVEILREAHRNGARLVVVVSGHGGNTVALHYAARQAAMETDLAVIVVDWWKDVAIEERRRLFSKPGHAGEDETSAMLVIAEHLIDLDSADYAEAERLPIRVYHRGIEEEIYSKALTGDARLASREKGEKWLNAVVTEIAEDVLAVAKRLNLAVKDVYPK is encoded by the coding sequence TTGAGTGTTAGGTTTTGGGAGTTTACTGGGAAACAGGTTGACAGGCGGGATTTGAGTGTAATGTTTCTCCCGGTTGGTGTTTTGGAGAGGCATGGCTTGCATTTGCCTTTGGGTACTGATACGTTGACGGCTGTTTATGTTGCTGAGAGGGTTGCCGAGCGTGTTGGCGGTGTGGTTCTCCCGCCTGTTTGGTATGGTTCTTGTATGGCTATGAGGAATCATAAGGGTTCATTCGACGTTAGCCAGGATGCTCTTGTCAGTTATGTAGTGGAGATTCTGAGGGAGGCTCATAGGAATGGTGCTAGACTGGTTGTAGTGGTTAGTGGTCATGGCGGGAATACTGTAGCACTGCATTATGCTGCTAGGCAGGCTGCTATGGAGACTGATCTGGCTGTGATCGTGGTTGACTGGTGGAAGGATGTCGCTATCGAGGAGAGGAGGAGGCTTTTCAGTAAACCAGGTCACGCCGGGGAGGACGAGACCAGCGCTATGCTAGTTATAGCCGAGCACCTTATCGATCTCGATTCAGCAGATTATGCGGAAGCTGAGCGTCTACCTATTAGAGTCTACCACCGTGGAATTGAAGAGGAAATTTATTCGAAGGCTTTGACCGGGGATGCAAGGCTGGCTTCGAGAGAGAAGGGCGAGAAATGGTTGAATGCAGTAGTAACCGAGATCGCTGAGGACGTACTGGCTGTGGCTAAGAGGCTTAATTTAGCTGTTAAGGATGTTTATCCTAAGTAG
- a CDS encoding type II toxin-antitoxin system VapC family toxin yields the protein MPYESNYYLDTSALVKRYVEEPYTKVVDDIFSEAYRGVSRISLSYWNIGESIVVFDKYQRRIGLNGRQLAKNMLREMKTLSKLQMVKIMGITPRILSESIRIILKDHIYLADALQIPSAKKTKATSFVTGDRKLAEIAKKKGLKTIYLG from the coding sequence ATGCCTTATGAAAGCAACTACTATCTAGATACTAGCGCGTTAGTCAAGAGATACGTCGAAGAACCCTATACGAAAGTAGTGGACGATATATTCTCTGAAGCATATAGGGGAGTATCAAGGATATCTCTCTCATACTGGAATATAGGGGAATCGATTGTAGTCTTTGACAAGTATCAAAGAAGAATAGGGTTGAATGGAAGACAGTTAGCTAAAAACATGCTAAGAGAAATGAAAACTCTGAGCAAACTGCAAATGGTGAAAATAATGGGAATAACGCCAAGAATCCTGAGTGAATCCATTAGAATAATACTTAAAGACCATATATACCTAGCAGATGCCCTTCAGATCCCATCAGCTAAGAAAACAAAGGCAACATCCTTCGTAACAGGAGACCGGAAACTAGCTGAAATAGCAAAGAAAAAAGGGCTAAAAACAATCTACTTAGGATAA